Proteins encoded by one window of Arachis ipaensis cultivar K30076 chromosome B04, Araip1.1, whole genome shotgun sequence:
- the LOC107638656 gene encoding ATPase family AAA domain-containing protein 1-A, protein MALMQRLARTARPLRTLISRPLSPHKSALASFAVPRVLGSGPSRDDHYQAPYSLLPAVLAGAFGIGLAETVYADADRGGVGGAEDVHAVAKKERERIEESLRKKGVRYGSYPRFTVAVKGQKVSVKFQIPPACEVPQLIANLATNLGLKAEGNGGGSDMLLRSWDSTVAWQLALTHPSKKKHIQGDDPSSIDMNGHDGDLCILFFHSLIGSDKAEIELIKQGNLSPEELDAFVSVLQLAGSKMGQRSSPLERKSREETEQSPSVDKSISSLEAMGVRIYGLNEPIGISNGEVSWDNIAGYEHQKRVIEDTILLALHSPEVYDNIARGTRHKFESNRPRAVLFEGPPGTGKTSCARVIANQAGVPLLYVPLEAIMSEYYGKSERLLGKVFSLANELPNGAIIFLDEIDSFAAARDNEMHEATRRILSVLLRQIDGFEQDKKVVVIAATNRKEDLDPALISRFDTMIPFGLPDHRNRQQIASKYAKHLTKPELDELARATEDMSGRDIRDVCQQAERSWASKIIRGQVSKDGEQESLPPLQEYIECATIRQNSLLSAAAGRNFRTSSHLRMATD, encoded by the exons ATGGCACTAATGCAGCGCCTAGCTAGAACAGCACGCCCCCTCCGAACCCTAATCTCTCGCCCCCTTTCCCCTCACA AATCAGCACTTGCTTCATTCGCCGTGCCTCGAGTTTTGGGATCCGGACCCTCACGTGATGATCACTATCAGGCACCGTATTCGTTGCTTCCGGCTGTGTTAGCTGGTGCTTTCGGAATTGGATTGGCGGAGACGGTGTATGCTGATGCCGATCGCGGTGGCGTTGGCGGCGCTGAGGATGTGCACGCTGTTGCGAAGAAAGAACGCGAGCGCATTGAGGAGTCGCTTAGGAAGAAAGGAGTTCGTTATGGTTCTTATCCTCGCTTCACTGTTGCTGTTAAAGGACAAAAG GTCAGCGTTAAGTTTCAAATACCTCCTGCCTGTGAAGTCCCGCAACTTATTGCAAATCTCGCAACAAATCTTGGACTGAAAGCTGAAGGGAACGGAGGTGGATCGGATATGCTATTGCGATCTTGGGACAG CACAGTGGCTTGGCAGCTTGCCCTTACTCATCCGTCCAAGAAAAAGCATATTCAAGGGGATGATCCATCTTCAATAGATATGAATGGACATGATGGAGATCTTTGCATACTCTTTTTTCATTCTCTCATTGGCTCAGATAAAGCT GAAATTGAACTTATTAAGCAAGGGAACTTGAGTCCTGAAGAGCTTGATGCTTTCGTCTCTGTTTTGCAATTAGCTGGTAGCAAGATGGGACAAAGAAGTTCCCCCCTGGAAAGGAAGTCAAGGGAAGAGACTGAACAGTCGCCATCTGTAGATAAATCTATTTCTAGTCTTGAGGCCATGGGAGTGAGAATTTATGGATTGAATGAACCCATTGGTATATCAAATGGTGAGGTATCATGGGATAACATTGCTGGATATGAACATCAAAAACG aGTAATAGAAGATACAATACTGTTGGCTTTGCATAGTCCTGAAGTATATGACAATATTGCACGAGGGACTCGTCATAAGTTTGAATCAAACCGGCCTCGAGCTGTGCTGTTTGAAGGTCCACCAG GTACAGGGAAAACTTCTTGTGCTCGCGTTATTGCCAATCAAGCA GGTGTCCCCTTGCTATATGTTCCACTTGAGGCTATAATGTCTGAATACTACGGTAAAAGTGAACGCCTTCTGGGAAAAGTGTTTTCACTTGCAAATGAACTTCCTAATGGTGCTATTATATTTCTGGATGAG ATTGATTCTTTTGCTGCTGCTCGGGATAATGAAATGCATGAAGCTACAAGGAGAATATTGTCAGTGTTGTTACGACAG ATAGATGGCTTTGAGCAGGATAAGAAAGTGGTTGTGATTGCTGCTACCAATAGAAAGGAAGACCTTGATCCTGCATTAATCAG CCGGTTTGATACTATGATCCCTTTTGGCTTACCTGATCACCGTAATCGTCAGCAAATAGCATCCAAATATGCAAAGCACCTAACCAAACCTGAACTAGATGAACTTGCCAGAGCTACAGAAGA TATGTCCGGAAGAGACATTCGTGATGTTTGTCAGCAAGCAGAACGATCGTGGGCATCAAAG ATTATTCGAGGGCAAGTATCCAAAGATGGTGAACAAGAAAGTCTTCCACCTTTGCAAGAATATATAGAGTGCGCCACAATTCGGCAAAACTCACTGCTCAGTGCTGCTGCTGGCAGGAATTTCCGAACTTCTTCCCATCTTAGGATGGCAACCGACTGA
- the LOC107638657 gene encoding probable membrane-associated kinase regulator 1 gives MESPCTTATRSDSTSSPEFEFWMLRNPSFPQPNLHSADELFVDGVLLPLHLLPSTSASKPDPPPDPEQLTTSGDPSDASSSAAIITESSTSTTTTLSTSKRWKDIFKKKNTENNDTEEKEKDKGKKKKKKEIKKTGSGAGSAAELNINIWPFSRSRSAGNAVTRPKLFAGAPSSTRKVNSAPCSRSNSTGDSKSRKWPSSPGRPGVHVGRTSPVWQVRRTKNSNNTPAQDNDGAEAKKRESAACQRRGTKARVLNLNVPMCIGYGQHLSCRCDENGGAVSGTTSVRGGDNNDGGSCSGGEGSNNDGGSGVNLFNLRNLFTKKSIVTSH, from the coding sequence ATGGAATCACCATGCACCACCGCCACAAGATCCGACTCCACCTCCTCACCCGAATTCGAGTTCTGGATGCTCCGAAATCCCTCCTTCCCTCAGCCCAATCTCCACTCCGCCGATGAACTCTTTGTCGACGGCGTCCTCCTCCCTCTCCACCTCCTCCCATCCACATCCGCATCCAAACCCGATCCACCACCCGACCCGGAACAACTCACAACCTCTGGAGACCCCTCTGACGCTTCCTCATCAGCCGCCATAATAACGGaatcttccacttccaccactACTACTCTCTCCACATCGAAGCGCTGGAAGGACATTTTCAAGAAGAAAAACACAGAAAACAACGACacagaagagaaagagaaagacaaggggaagaagaagaagaagaaagagattaAGAAAACGGGTAGCGGAGCGGGTTCTGCGGCGGAGCTAAACATTAATATATGGCCCTTCTCCAGGAGCAGGTCCGCTGGAAACGCCGTCACCCGACCCAAATTATTCGCCGGAGCTCCGTCTTCGACCCGGAAAGTGAACAGCGCGCCATGTTCCCGGAGCAACTCCACCGGAGATTCCAAGTCCAGGAAGTGGCCCAGCAGCCCGGGCCGTCCCGGAGTTCACGTGGGCCGGACAAGCCCGGTGTGGCAGGTCCGCCGTACCAAGAACAGCAACAACACCCCCGCGCAGGACAACGACGGCGCCGAAGCCAAGAAGAGGGAAAGTGCCGCGTGTCAGCGGAGAGGGACCAAAGCGAGGGTGTTGAATCTGAACGTTCCGATGTGCATTGGTTACGGGCAGCACTTGAGTTGTAGATGCGACGAGAATGGTGGTGCTGTTAGTGGCACTACTAGTGTCCGCGGCGGCGATAACAACGACGGTGGTAGTTGTAGCGGTGGCGAGGGGAGTAATAATGATGGTGGAAGTGGGGTTAATCTTTTTAATCTGCGCAACCTATTCACCAAGAAAAGCATAGTAACTTCTCACTAG
- the LOC107635928 gene encoding uncharacterized protein LOC107635928: MADNGIHQLTQAELLAQMAELQAEVKRLAELSTQNSGNKHDEKGPSKGSTDLLSVNPPKEKFTLDNPFSEEITNYQMPKNFKLPSSLEPYKGIGDPQAHIKKFQSMMFFNGPNNEPVLCRAFPTYLDGAALLWFSKLPAGSISSFEELAKSFIDYFAVARIYVHGSDYLGTIRQGPQESLKDYLTRFAEATMEIPDLDPAVHLHALKAGLRPGKFRETIAVTKLKTLEEFRERAAGQMEIEELYEANRTERKPRREDDRMPRSANNKELGKPFKLTPKFDNCTRFNTRREKIIKEIINAKIIKPPARAGSYQDQRFVDKSKHCAFHQKYRHTTDECVIAKDLLERLARQGLLDKYIEGRKRKEDDRDKEECQQASGNKEANK; this comes from the coding sequence ATGGCCGACAACGGAATCCACCAGCTCACTCAGGCCGAACTCTTGGCCCAGATGGCCGAACTACAAGCAGAAGTCAAACGACTTGCTGAGTTGTCCACCCAGAACAGCGGCAATAAGCATGATGAAAAGGGCCCAAGCAAAGGCAGTACAGACCTACTAAGTGTAAACCCACCAAAAGAGAAGTTTACCTTAGACAACCCTTTCTCGGAGGAAATCACCAACTACCAAATGCCAAAGAATTTCAAGCTACCTTCTTCGCTTGAGCCATATAAGGGGATTGGTGACCCCCAGGCTCATATTAAGAAATTTCAATCTATGATGTTTTTCAATGGCCCTAACAATGAACCTGTTCTTTGTAGAGCTTTTCCTACCTACCTCGACGGCGCTGCGTtactttggttttcaaaattacCTGCAGGTTCGATCTCTTCCTTTGAAGAACTGGCGAAGTCCTTCATAGACTACTTCGCTGTAGCACGGATATACGTGCACGGATCCGATTATCTCGGCACCATCCGCCAAGGTCCCCAAGAAAGCCTGAAAGACTATCTGACCAGATTTGCAGAAGCAACAATGGAAATACCCGATCTGGACCCCGCTGTCCACCTACATGCCCTCAAGGCCGGCCTCCGACCGGGAAAATTCAGAGAGACAATCGCAGTCACCAAGCTGAAGACATTAGAGGAGTTCCGAGAAAGAGCAGCTGGACAGATGGAGATTGAAGAACTCTATGAGGCCAACAGAACAGAAAGAAAACCTAGAAGGGAGGACGACAGAATGCCAAGGTCGGCGAACAACAAAGAGCTCGGCAAACCATTCAAGCTGACCCCAAAATTCGACAACTGCACCAGATTCAACACAAGGAGGGAAAAGATAATCAAAGAAATAATCAAtgctaaaatcataaaaccacccGCAAGAGCTGGGAGCTATCAAGACCAGAGATTCGTTGACAAAAGCAAGCACTGTGCCTTCCACCAGAAATACAGACACACAACCGATGAGTGCGTGATAGCCAAAGATCTATTGGAAAGGTTAGCTCGGCAAGGCCTCCTAGATAAGTACATCGAAGGAAGGAAACGTAAAGAGGACGATAGGGACAAAGAAGAGTGCCAACAAGCCTCGGGAAACAAGGAAGCCAATAAATGA